Proteins encoded by one window of Antechinus flavipes isolate AdamAnt ecotype Samford, QLD, Australia chromosome 4, AdamAnt_v2, whole genome shotgun sequence:
- the LOC127561406 gene encoding olfactory receptor 2T6-like: MISLLDVDSSLNDPRPLSTVIDGYNRMNYTDFFLMGFFSHNVASSFIFIIIFIIFLIALMANGVMIFLINTDIHLHTPMYFLLSHLSFIDIIYITTIVPKMLVDYFSGEETISFMACTAQYFLYQTFVGAEFFLLGLMAYDRYVAICYPLQYPVLMSRQICIIILVSSWFGGSLDSFLLTPITMSLPFCASHEINHFFCEAPTMLRLACGDKTIYEMVMYVCCVMMLLIPFSVVITSYTKILITVHYMNSSEGRKKAFTTCSSHIMVVTLFYGAALYTYMLPQSYHTPVKDKIFSAFYTILTPMINPLIYSLRNNDVTGAMKRALGKIKNEQKVR; the protein is encoded by the exons ATGATTTCTCTTTTGGATGTTGATTCTTCTTTGAATGACCCAAGGCCTCTCTCAACAGTAATAGATGGGTACAACAGAATGAATTATACAGATTTTTTCCTCATGGGGTTCTTTAGTCATAATGTGGCTTCAAgcttcatttttatcatcatcttcatcatttttttaattgccttGATGGCTAATGGTGTCATGATTTTCTTGATCAACACAGACATTCACCTCCACACACCCATGTACTTTCTACTCAGTCATCTCTCTTTCATTGATATCATATACATCACCACTATAGTCCCCAAGATGCTGGTGGACTATTTTTCAGGTGAGGAGACTATCTCTTTCATGGCTTGTACTGCTCAATATTTTCTCTACCAAACTTTTGTGGGAGCTGAGTTTTTCCTGCTGGGTCTTATGGCCTATGACCGTTACGTAGCTATCTGCTACCCTTTACAATACCCTGTTCTCATGAGTAGACAGATTTGTATCATAATATTGGTCAGTTCTTGGTTTGGGGGGTCTTTGGATAGTTTTCTTCTCACTCCCATCACAATGAGTCTACCATTCTGTGCTTCCCATGAGATCAATCACTTTTTCTGTGAGGCACCCACTATGCTGAGGCTAGCATGTGGTGACAAAACTATCTATGAGATGGTGATGTATGTTTGCTGTGTCATGATGCTGCTAATCCCCTTTTCTGTAGTTATCACCTCCTACACTAAGATCCTCATCACTGTGCATTATATGAACTCAtcagaggggagaaagaaagccTTTACCACCTGTTCTTCACACATAATGGTGGTTACCTTATTCTATGGAGCagctttatatacctatatgttgCCTCAATCATACCATACCCCAGTCAAGGATAAAATTTTTTCTGCCTTCTATACCATCCTTACACCCATGATTAATCCCCTCATTTATAGTCTGAGGAACAATGATGTGACTGGAGCCATGAAGAGGGCACTGGGGAA gataaaaaatgagcaaaaagtgaga